From Astyanax mexicanus isolate ESR-SI-001 chromosome 11, AstMex3_surface, whole genome shotgun sequence, the proteins below share one genomic window:
- the LOC111188276 gene encoding uncharacterized protein LOC111188276 — protein sequence MSFCWLIEPSVHKMVRVSRAKAAAKKNEDVTHSRQSGRQVLQPVDEFFLFLVHLSVGLKERDLGHRFNIHPSTVSRIISTWTNYLYTLLGSVCIWLSQEEVKNNLPAEYKDYPDTQVILDCTELRCQTPSSPLLQSEMYSTYKSHCTMKGLVGIAPHGPVTFVSSLYAGSVSDKELFKQSGLANLLTEGMAVMVDKGFLITDCVKCKVHCPPFLSKQNQMPAYQVTETQSIARLRVHVERVIRRIKQNKLFDGVMSLTHTVNISQLFTVACLLSNYQNKALVKAWVK from the exons ATGTCGTTTTGCTGGCTTATTGAGCCATCCGTCCACAAAATGGTTCGGGTCTCGAGAGCCAAAGCTGCAGCTAAGAAGAACGAAGACGTGACCCATTCACGACAGTCAGGG AGGCAGGTGCTGCAGCCAGTAGATGAATTTTTCCTTTTCCTCGTGCATCTCTCTGTTGGCCTGAAGGAGAGAGACTTGGGACACCGCTTTAACATCCATCCTTCCACAGTCAGCAGAATAATTTCAACGTGGACAAACTACCTTTACACGCTTCTAGGATCTGTGTGCATTTGGTTGTCGCAAGAGGAAGTGAAAAACAATCTCCCTGCTGAATACAAAGACTATCCTGATACTCAGGTAATCTTGGACTGCACTGAGCTCAGGTGCCAGACACCATCATCACCACTCCTACAAAGTGAGATGTACTCCACATACAAGTCACACTGCACCATGAAGGGCCTGGTTGGCATAGCCCCACATGGTCCTGTGACATTCGTCTCCTCACTTTATGCTGGGTCAGTGAGTGACAAAGAGCTGTTCAAACAGTCAGGGTTGGCCAATTTGCTCACTGAAGGAATGGCAGTGATGGTTGACAAGGGCTTTCTCATTACTGATTGTGTGAAGTGCAAAGTGCACTGCCCACCATTTCTGTCAAAGCAAAACCAGATGCCTGCATACCAGGTTACTGAAACCCAATCCATAGCTCGACTTAGAGTACATGTAGAACGTGTAATTAGGAGAATCAAACAAAACAAGTTGTTTGATGGTGTCATGTCTCTTACCCATACAGTAAACATTAGCCAGTTGTTTACAGTGGCATGCCTTTTGTCAAATTATCAAAACAAAGCACTGGTTAAGGCATGGGTTAAATAA